One Vicugna pacos chromosome X, VicPac4, whole genome shotgun sequence DNA window includes the following coding sequences:
- the FUNDC1 gene encoding FUN14 domain-containing protein 1, with protein sequence MATRNPPPQEYESDDDSYEVLDLTEYARRHHWWSRVFGHSSGPMVEKYSVATQIVMGGVSGWCAGFLFQKVGKLAATAVGGGFLLLQIASHSGYVQIDWKRVEKDVNKAKRQIKKRANKAAPEINNIIEEATEFVKRNIVISSGFVGGFLLGLAS encoded by the exons ATGGCGACCCGGAACCCCCCTCCCCAAG aatatgaaagtgatGATGATTCTTACGAAGTGTTGGATTTAACTGAGTATGCAAGAAGACACCACTGGTGGAGTCGAGTGTTTGGCCACAGTTCCGGACCTATGGTAGAGAAATACTCAGTGGCCACCCAGATTGTAATGGGTGGAGTGAGTGGCTG GTGTGCGGGATTTTTGTTCCAGAAAGTTGGAAAACTTGCAGCAACCGCAGTAGGTGGTGGCTTTCTTCTCCTTCAG ATTGCCAGTCACAGTGGCTATGTGCAGATCGACTGGAAGAGAGTTGAAAAAGatgtaaacaaagcaaaaagacagatTAAGAAACGAGCAAATAAGGCAGCACCTGAAATCAACAATATAATTGAAGAA GCGACAGAGTTTGTCAAACGGAACATCGTGATATCCAGTGGATTTGTGGGAGGCTTTTTGCTAGGCCTTGCATCCTAA